Genomic segment of Salvia hispanica cultivar TCC Black 2014 chromosome 2, UniMelb_Shisp_WGS_1.0, whole genome shotgun sequence:
GCTCTTGTATATGATGAGTTTTTGTTGCCATGCTCATTTATTCCAGATTTTGATGGTTAAAATagcattataattatttttgctcAGTTATTTCAGTTTTATATTTCAGTTCTCAAAGGCAACTGggtgaataaaaaaaagccATATCTGCTCTTCCAGTTGCAACCTAAGAAGATGATATGGAAGAAGCTGCTGCTTTCAAAGATGAAACCGAGGAGGTGAATACAGACGCACAGCTAAGAAATGGAGGTCATGTAGAGGAAGAGCCCGATCCATTCGGACTGGATGCCCTTATATCTAATACACCCgccaaagaagaaaaattaaatgggaAAAAAGAGCCATCGTCCAATAGTAGAAAAGAAGACGACGAGAAGGGGAGATTCCTCAAATTGCAGAGACAAGCATTGCTTCTGTGTTTAGAGAGTGCTGCAAAGAGATACAAAACACCATGGTAAGATTTGTGATCACACTCTGTAATACATGTAATAACTTTTGCTTGATGTGAATTTCGTATTCTCTTTTAGGTGCCAAACAGCCATCGACATCCTGGCAAAGCACGCTTTTGATAATATTTCTAGATTCACCACTAGGCAAAGGGATGCGATTAAGAAACTCTGGGGCTCGATCAAGGAGCTTCAAATGCGCATGAAGCAAGGGAAGTCTGTATCCGGGAAACTGGATGTGAATGCTTTCAAGTGGCTCCAGCAAAAGTACGCAGGCGAGAAGATCAGCATCCGGCGTTCTGTCGGAGGCAATGGAGACCGGAAATGTCAACAGTGGCTAGGTTGATGTCGTTGCCACCTGTATCCGAAATTGACAAGAAGTAGTTTGAGTATAGAGTATTCATGAATGCAATTGTTATATGCCGCGGGAAGGACGGGAATATTATTATGATgcattgcttttaatttcacGTCTTTGAAGACGCATCACCTGAAATGACACTAAGATCTTGTACTCGTTcagtcccaaggaagatgacctcTTCCTTGagcggcacgagattttatgtaactttattttgtatgttatgtgaagagagtaaagcaagagagagacaataaagtagagataaaagttttttcattttagtaatgaaTCATTTTAGTTGGAATAAACTAAAGAAAGAAAGTGGGTCATTAGTGGGATAAAGAGAGTACTTAGGTTCATGTCcatcaactttatttttgtgttcttTGTTTTGTAAGTATATTCACGATTCTAATGAAGACACATAATGACGATGCGttactgaaattaaaagaacGTAACATCTTGAACATAATTTATCCGAATTtgtgttatttgtttttgaagAACATTACACAATTTATATGAACCTAAGACCATCACCTTTAACCATTTGAGCAATTGAAGGAATTTTGAGTGACatcttgattaatttgttaaaGATTACTTAAGTTTTAGTATTTGTGTTTCCCATATTTGAAAGTTAAAAAAAGTCTCCCAGACCTAGAacattttccatattttcatCTAGTTTGAGAAAAAAAGCTTTAAATTCGCAAAAATTAAGATGGCTAGTTTAAAGGAGTAGGCAGGTTGAAAGAATTGTAATTAACTGAAAATATGATCCGGAATTATTCACTTTGAAAGAACTCAAGGGGcgatttgaaaataaaataaagcttAAGGCCAATTTTGTGAAGTAGAATTtctaaaaccctaaacccaatcTCATCGAACTATTGCAGTCTCCTCTTCCGTTTATTTATATCACACTTTAGTCTTCACTTATCCAAGCATTCCTTCCTATTCTTCTCGCAGCTTACACCAAGGTAATTCCTTACTTCTTCTTCTATGCTAAGTTGAGAGACAGAAGCACAGATCGAAGGCTTCATGGGTGTAAATTGACAGCCTATGGAGCTCAAAAATTGTGCGACATTAAAATTTGTCCATAAATTGTATATCCTCTTGATTTGTATCGCTTCACCTGGAGGATCTTTTACCGGACATACACGATCTATCATTATATCTGCATTCTAGAGAAGAATGCAACTGATTGAGGGAAGCGGCCGAGgtttttataatactaaatgTCTGATGTGTTGTGTTGCTGTATATGATTAGTTATGGTATCGTATAATTAGCTGTATTCAAATTCCTGAAGCAACCAATTGATTTGGAAAATGTATGTTTCCAGAGCAGAATGAAGAATCCAAGGGTTTTCTTCGACATATTGATCGGGAGAGCGAAAGCTGGGCGCGTTGTGATGGAGCTCTTTGCCGACACCACTCCGAAAACCGCGGAGAATTTCCGAGCTCTGTGCACCGGCGAGAAAGGAATAGGATCTTCCGGGAAGCCACTGCATTTCAAAGGATCTACGTTCCATCGCATCATCCCTAATTTCATGTGTCAAGGCGGTGACTTCACTCGCGGCAACGGTACTGGCGGAGAATCCATTTATGGAGCCAAGTTTGCCGATGAGAATTTCACTCTGAAGCACAAGAAGCCAGGCCTCTTGTCCATGGCAAATTCTGGTAAAAACACCAATGGCTCTCAGTTCTTCATCACCACCGCGATTACCTCGTGGCTCGACGGGAAACACGTCGTCTTTGGGGAAGTTGTCGATGGTTACGACGTAGTCAAGAAGATGGAGAAGGTTGGCTCCGATGCCGGAACGCCCTCCTCTACTGTTTTGATTCAGGATTGTGGCCAGATTGTTGAAGATTAGGATTTGTTTCTAAATCACTAATAAGATTTGTTTATCTTGTTCAATATTTTTgcttaaataataattttagcAGAAAcaatattccactaattttttttctgtccattttcttaacattttccGCCTTTGTGTcaaaaagaaatgagattcCTATTCGCATTTaggtagtactccctccgtccccgattaagagtcacactttgaccggacacaagttttaagaaatgtaaagaaaagctGGTTgtaaaagttagtggaatatgagatttatttttttatattgattttataataaaatgtgagtgaattgagttagtggaatgtgagacttacttactatttatagtaaaaataaagtgtgactcttaatcggagacggatggagtattatgttATTCCTTATAACATAAGTAACAAATCCACATAACTTTcttgatttaaaaataatttttcatataaaaaattgtatcaaattaaatagcTACTtcgtataattttataaaaaatctaaCGAAATCCAAATTTGATAGAAGGTGGAAGGTGGAATCacattatcatttatggtaaaagtgaaccaggactcctattcgtggacggactaaaatgaaaaaacgagactcctatccgcagacggaaggagtataaagaaatttgtatggtcattataaatatattgttaACTTTTGTGACATGCACATTTCGTATAATGTCAGTGGTTGCCGCAGTATTTTGATGTTAAAGGTTATTAAGGGTTCCATTCTCTTAGGTAACAGATGTAAGACATTATGTCTGCGTAGCTGAAAGTTGCAAATtatgagataaattaaattatatagaaaTCAGAGATATGTAAtatttagtattaattataatttttttttaaaaataagttaagtAATTAAGTAGTAGCAAGAAATTTTTTGTGCATAAAAGttacagataaaaaaaagcatcacaaaaaatagctaaaagaaaagttgaaatgattaattatgaataaattttgaaataagttaattatgaataaatttttgaaataagttaattatgaaataacaTGATTTCTTTGTGTATAACTGCTGTAAGACaaaaaacatcataaaaaagtaaaaatacaagttgaaataaaaagaatccCAACTGAGCTTGAAGGGAACCGGACACGGTCTAGCGGTGGTGTGGgtgacaaaacaaaataatatacagTAATCCAGAAACCAAAAACTGCAAAAcacataaatatttcaataattaattaggtgGTGCAAAATGAAACTGAAAGAATGTTTTAGCCATAAATTACAAAGAATAAAACTCGtaactacaaaaaaaagagatgaaGAAGAGACTAGCTAATTAGCTTACAACAAAAATGGGTGGTGCAGTGCAGACTAGCAGATGTCACAAAAATAGAGGGTGGTGCTGGGTGATTCCCCCCTCCCCCTGTCTTCAATGCCTCTCAGAAATGCTCTCATTGAAAGGTGTTGTGAAGCACATGTCATAACCGATGCCAACACAATGCCTACTGCTACCATCAAACCTAACCTGTATTACAAAATCAGGACACCCTTCACTCGGCATTTGGCAAGCATGCAATAGTAGCTTCAGTCTCAAATTGTCCACAACTCCTAGTTTGGCTACTCTATCAGGGATGAGTTGTtcataaattactactaattaattgcatCTTTTGACAATAACTCAATTCGTGCAAACCAATTATTCTTGTGAATAGAAGGAAACAAAAACTACAATTCATGGCATCAGGATCAGGTAGGATCGAGAGTGTCCATTCAATCAACATTTCCACAAAATATGAACTGGTTATGCATATCTTTCTATAAGCTTTAAGGTGTATATAGCCTAAGGCAATATCCCACTTACcacatttattaaattatcaattGCATAACTCATccaaaacgaaaaaaaaagcTGTTTCAACCATCTTTACTAATGTACCTTACAACTACTCTGACTGCTCCCTCGATAGTCCATCCCCAAGTATACACATtgatctatattttttatcaataaattccaaaaaatatactcatttttttcaatattgtgAGATAAGATTATCGCCTGTCATTTTGCCCTTCCATTTATTGTAAACATAATAGCCCAAACAAACACTAGTTTGAAATAAGGTGAAAGGAGATTTTTTTCCTCCACAACTTATTTGGCTTGCATAGTGAAAATGACTTGATCTATTGCAAAGATATTAGAAGATGCGAGGGGAGACCATATAATACCTCAAAAATAGAGCAGTAATTCCAAGGAAACAAGGTAACAGAGGAATTGCCAGGGCAAAAGATGTCATCCCTAACCCATAATACCAAGTAGCAACATCGCAAGGTGACAATTGTCGCACATGACCTTTTAAGAAACaaacatcaataaatttttatgatccGAAGATGCAAGACGCAAACATGATCGACTATGAAATATTCCTAAAGTAAAATATACCTTTTCCAGAATCATATTCTGAAGATTCGGGATGTGAGAGGAAAGATGATTGATGGGCCACGTATATTCCCCATTGATGGATTATGTAAATATAGCTTCCGAACGATAAGAAGAATACTGTGAATGTCCATTCATACACAAGGAGCAAACCAGTCCATGGCATAACTTGTCGAGGCacaattgaaaatgaaagtgCAAGGGAGACTAGAGTGGCCATAAAGCAAACAACCACCGATATTGCACCCAGAAAAGTAGGAAGTTTGCCCAAAGCTGCGTTTGGAAACTGTGTTTCCATACATTATCATAGTAAATATATCGGATCATTCAAAGTTATAGGGCTGAATACCATGCTTAAAAGCATACACCTGAATTAGATCTAAGCTGAAACACATGACCGGCAGCTTGATCATATGGCTTAATATAATGAGTTCTATATGTATTCCtctatgtatttttatttgtataaagGAGAATATGAATGTCAAAGTGTCAACTATGTTTGATGGGGAAATATGATCAATAAACATTTCATTCACCAGCAATTATTATTTACTAAAACAGGTGGTGAGCGCAGCGTACCTGTTGGTTTGAGCTGATGGTGGAGGTAGTTACAGAAGGGTAACCAAGTACTCCTCCAGATCTGAAGTTATAATATAGGTGTCTGATATGATCAATCAGCGGTCGTGTCTGCAGTAAAGTTACAAACTTAAAATGTCAGCCCTAGTGAATCTGATAAAGAAGATCCGTAGAAAGGAAAAACCACAGTTGCTAACCTGTAAGGATGAGTGACAATAACAGAAAACAAAGAACGCAAATGGAAGCAGAATAAGAAATTTGACTAAAAGATCTACATTTGGATTTTGACCCCCTCCAGTTCCGGGAAGAGTTTCTTCAAGCTCTATTCGAGCATTCTGtattatcaacaaaaaatatctcGTCACTGATTACTAAAAGAGCAGATATAACATCAAGGACAGCCAGCACTAAAAGCATATATGACCGTTTATGACGTACTGAATTGGAAACATAATCAGTACCTGCCAGACATCAACAGGTTTAACAAGCCAATGAGTCCACCAGTCCCAAGGTTTAAGAGGTCCAAGTGTGTAATGAATAACATGGAGTTCTTTCTCATCAACCATCCACTGGAAAGAGGAGCACGtgttaaaatatgaaaactatCATAGTCTTCACAAAACTTACGAGGCATTCTTCAACAGAGCATTCCTTCTACATAAGCCATGttcatataattgaaaaacatAATCCAGCCTAATTATATGTTCCACATTTTGTCTTCTCTGGTATAAACATGTAGAACTCCAGAAAATATAGATATACTGATTTTGCCATCATAAAAGAAATGTAGTggttgaaaaatacaaaaagaaagaaagaagggCAAGGAAACCAGAcaacattttatcatttctgcCTTAACATTGCCCCACTCTGATTTAGTGGAGCTAGCTGGGTTTAATATCTACAATTTGTGCGAAAAAACATCTTCAACCCAACCATGCATGCAATTCATATATAACTGCtcttaattaaagaaattcaTAGATTATTCTATTCCTCAGGTATACACTTGTAGTGTCCCCTCAGTATTTCTTGTCCAAATATGCATAGTTGTTAACTGTCCTCAGATTGCAAATGTCCAATACTATATCTAACAATATATGGAATTCAAAACTGTCacaaagaataaataaaaaaatttgctTACGCAAAATAACCTCTATCCGCTATCCATCatcaaaaacttaaaaagatTATGACCACCAACCTGCATTTTCTTAATGTATAATAGACACAAATCCAAAGGACGTAAGGGATTGTAATATAGTACAGATACTGCAGAATCATTGCTTTTAAATAACTAGCCATCTtcgtattttttaaaattttatagcaTCAGcagaaatatataaacatgGGATAAACTCTCAATCCACCCATCAGAAAACAGAGAAGTCATACTTTCTTTGAGTTGGGGGGAGGGGACAGCAATGGGTAATGCACCCGAGACCTTCCCCTTTAACACAGGGGACATCCGTTCGTTAGGAAGTCCCAaagagaaaatggaaaagtaaTACTTAAACACACATATAAAGATGCTTAAGAAAGCAGGCAAGATCTATGACTTAGAGGTAGTCGCCCCTCCTCAAGCAAGGACTCAAACATCAGGTAGTGTTATAAGCAGTTATAGTATTTGTAAGTTACTAAACCCTGTTTTAGacatttagagagagagagagagagagagagagaggtaaAGAATCATACTTTTTCGGCAATAAGCATATGGTTAGCTACATAGAAGCAATGAAACATAAGATGAATCATATTAGAGGTATAGAATGATACCTTGTTAGCGAGCATGTAAAGACCAACATCTGCGTTGTATATAGTAGAAAGTCTCTCCATTTTACGTATGGGTCTAGACTTCAATTCCTCCGGAGATGCCTGAGGGTCAAAAAGGCGTGCATTGGCAAAGTCCGGGAAATATGAGTTCAGAAATCCTTGGTCACCTGCACAGTAAAAGATGAGAAAGATTGGCAGGAAATATAGAAGTTGAACATTACCCTCAAACCAAACACAGAAAAAAGTGTCATCTTAAGTTCTTAATCAATAGAGCAATCCATCTAGATTCTGGAGTATATGATTATGTTCAACATCTTTCATATGGATGCACAAAGATAACTTAAAATCATAACCTGCCATATTATGTTCCATTTGAATAATGGGGAAGAATAAAGATCAACCTAACATACCACAGAAACGCTAGAAACAAACTCGGAAGACCCCCTTCTTCAGGAAACAGCATGAGCAAATCATGTACTACTAATATACTATTAAgcatgtaaaataatttactcATACCTCCAGTGTAAGAATacattgtatttattttgctgGACATATCCTTGAATACTTTTTCTGATGGTTCAACCACCATCACTCCAGAATTCAACCTTTCTGAATGCTTTAAGTTGGCACAAAACTTTTGACACTTGAAAAGATCTTCAATGTTCTTCACTACAATTGTGTCAGCATCAAGA
This window contains:
- the LOC125207781 gene encoding inositol phosphorylceramide glucuronosyltransferase 1-like produces the protein MMLSTWRLGFICWILTVSILIGIDGALGSEEAYVTLLYGDEFLLGIRVLGKSIRDSGSTKDMVALVSDGVSDYTKQLLQADGWIVKTISLLENPNQIRPTRFWGVYTKLKIFDMTDYKKVVYLDADTIVVKNIEDLFKCQKFCANLKHSERLNSGVMVVEPSEKVFKDMSSKINTMYSYTGGDQGFLNSYFPDFANARLFDPQASPEELKSRPIRKMERLSTIYNADVGLYMLANKWMVDEKELHVIHYTLGPLKPWDWWTHWLVKPVDVWQNARIELEETLPGTGGGQNPNVDLLVKFLILLPFAFFVFCYCHSSLQTRPLIDHIRHLYYNFRSGGVLGYPSVTTSTISSNQQFPNAALGKLPTFLGAISVVVCFMATLVSLALSFSIVPRQVMPWTGLLLVYEWTFTVFFLSFGSYIYIIHQWGIYVAHQSSFLSHPESSEYDSGKGHVRQLSPCDVATWYYGLGMTSFALAIPLLPCFLGITALFLRLGLMVAVGIVLASVMTCASQHLSMRAFLRGIEDRGRGESPSTTLYFCDIC
- the LOC125203936 gene encoding peptidyl-prolyl cis-trans isomerase CYP19-3-like, whose amino-acid sequence is MKNPRVFFDILIGRAKAGRVVMELFADTTPKTAENFRALCTGEKGIGSSGKPLHFKGSTFHRIIPNFMCQGGDFTRGNGTGGESIYGAKFADENFTLKHKKPGLLSMANSGKNTNGSQFFITTAITSWLDGKHVVFGEVVDGYDVVKKMEKVGSDAGTPSSTVLIQDCGQIVED